Proteins from one Cicer arietinum cultivar CDC Frontier isolate Library 1 chromosome 3, Cicar.CDCFrontier_v2.0, whole genome shotgun sequence genomic window:
- the LOC101513125 gene encoding coumaroyl-CoA:anthocyanidin 3-O-glucoside-6''-O-coumaroyltransferase 1-like — protein sequence MTISNSMKNETVTRVIEQSEIAPPPGSVPSPTTLPLTFLDIGWFFCPPIQRIFFYHFPHPTHHFLQTTLPILKHSLSITLQHFFPFSSNLIIPPNSQNVPYIRYLNGDFISLTVVESSTNFNILISDSQDTQNWYPLVPNLCAPRTEQNGTRVIPLMSIQITILPNFGFSICLTFSHIAGDGKSLHHFMKFWASISKARANYFEIEHSISIDLPSHERDRVKDPKGLKLIYLKELQDMISKKIELPNLVRYSHANKVRTTLVLNSEQVQKLKKWVSVKCKEKLQHMSTFVVTCSLIWFCMVKSEQSKIEEDNAVVDDVCYLVFMADCRDRPRFLLPKNYFGNCLATCIVAVKRDELVGKNGIVVAANGIERKIRDFKSDALLGFETLMSDYRELSEPSKSIVYVAGSPKLAVYETDFGWGKPVKSEAVHIDSSGSISLSECRVGGGGIEVGLALERIRMTNFINIFEEVLHKTQRTNQTYGKLLIISCIYLFNSILFVLYSKFSTTCRFNLR from the coding sequence ATGACAATATCaaattcaatgaaaaatgaGACAGTGACGAGAGTCATAGAGCAGAGTGAAATTGCACCACCACCCGGTTCAGTTCCCTCACCAACCACTCTCCCCCTCACTTTCTTAGACATTGGATGGTTTTTTTGCCCACCAATTCAACGCATTTTCTTTTACCATTTTCCCCACCCAACTCATCACTTCCTCCAAACAACACTTCCCATTCTCAAACACTCTCTTTCCATCACCCTCCAACATTTCTTCCCTTTTTCCTCCAATCTCATTATCCCtccaaattctcaaaatgtccCTTACATACGTTATCTCAACGGTGACTTTATCTCCTTAACCGTTGTTGAATCCTCAACAAACTTCAACATCTTAATATCTGATTCACAAGATACTCAAAACTGGTACCCTCTTGTTCCTAACTTATGTGCACCTCGTACTGAACAAAATGGCACACGTGTCATCCCTCTCATGTCAATTCAAATCACAATTCTACCAAACTTTGGATTTAGTATTTGCCTCACGTTCAGCCACATCGCTGGTGACGGAAAATCACTTCACCATTTCATGAAATTTTGGGCCTCTATTTCTAAAGCCAGAGCaaactattttgaaattgaacACTCTATATCGATTGATCTTCCGTCACATGAAAGAGATAGAGTTAAAGATCCAAAGGGTCTTAAACTCATATACCTAAAAGAATTACAAGATATGATATCCAAAAAAATAGAACTCCCAAATCTTGTTCGATATTCTCATGCTAACAAGGTACGAACTACTTTAGTATTAAATAGTGAACAAGTtcagaaattgaaaaaatggGTCAGTGTTAAATGTAAGGAAAAACTACAACACATGTCAACTTTTGTTGTAACGTGTTCTTTGATTTGGTTTTGTATGGTAAAATCAGAACAGAGCAAAATCGAAGAGGATAATGCAGTTGTTGATGATGTATGCTACTTGGTATTTATGGCAGATTGTCGTGATCGTCCTAGATTTTTATTAcccaaaaattattttggaaATTGTCTTGCAACGTGTATTGTGGCTGTAAAGAGGGATGAGTTAGTTGGAAAAAATGGGATTGTTGTAGCAGCAAATGGTATTGAAAGGAAGATAAGAGATTTCAAAAGTGATGCTTTGTTAGGATTTGAAACGTTGATGTCTGATTATAGGGAATTATCAGAACCAAGTAAATCTATTGTATATGTTGCTGGGTCACCAAAATTGGCTGTTTATGAGACTGATTTCGGATGGGGAAAGCCTGTGAAATCTGAAGCAGTTCATATTGATTCTTCGGGTTCGATTTCTCTTTCTGAATGTAGAGTTGGTGGTGGTGGAATTGAGGTTGGTTTGGCTCTTGAGAGAATTCGAATGACTAATTTCATCAACATCTTTGAAGAAGTACTTCATAAGACTCAAAGAACCAACCAAACTTATGGAAAACTTCTCATAATTAGTTGCATATATCTTTTCAATTCGattctatttgttttgtattcTAAATTTTCAACCACATGTCGTTTCAATCTTCGTTGA